One window of Lytechinus variegatus isolate NC3 chromosome 2, Lvar_3.0, whole genome shotgun sequence genomic DNA carries:
- the LOC121409200 gene encoding uncharacterized protein LOC121409200: MPSWAPQIVIVALCLGQIFKADGERMSCMDARLECQSDEFCKLGLMAINVHCGNVDGGRCEATALGLPTCLMMLQDSRIHGIFGGCFCDHTSPQYAACRYHQRLINSNPCMNATGSFHPPPTDSAEPTSATSPPSANCFKTIKSCKEDTVCHQNLEHFYDACPTRRHGTCRLSSQAERVECTAAHGVLDSKLLKCTCEENKTKCKRQRKRIQQNPCLISEPMSADVTDPTPHELTDVETVKGGEEEELEQSDEECPVDESNLVIGPSGGYNNGESTCKEALTECTRNEMCRQDFSELITQCNPQEIEEYCDRSACRSIVRKFFTDTSPIYTHGLVFCHCQEGDLPCATIQKGSNPTCARSGIENLDCLDVVEQCNEDSYCRSAYRNYLELCKPSDDESGCTYSYGACRSARVAIIGTIMGSSCSCDSNNTDCRYHMRMFFDNACYDLAAKGFYSSVAPTEPPELSATVCVVNSSLNGVPYRVKPGSYALVSFDGRCYSLCVCVYNGNMENCVSQPCPEDAHCLVNNIEFKNNELFSHPSYGHCICLTGKVLCTSRHGSGSSGKQTQQVSPSISIAYDSVSLDHLNSQLDESIGDSSIISDLQTILDHQEPVPCQLQLLEHTDNTILISVYYTDNMNSCFNQLYRLSNMINSKHPAITLNPVLSSLKIATVERGTYDADQKGQASPTRLISYSLLSYVVVVSLCAIFSLSCRTA; the protein is encoded by the exons ATGCCATCCTGGGCACCACAGATCGTGATCG TGGCATTATGTTTAGGTCAGATTTTTAAAGCTGATGGGGAGCGAATGTCTTGTATGGATGCTCGTCTGGAATGCCAAAGTGATGAATTCTGTAAGCTAGGGCTCATGGCTATCAATGTACACTGCGGGAACGTCG ACGGTGGAAGATGTGAAGCAACTGCATTGGGTCTTCCAACATGCCTGATGATGTTACAAGATTCCAGAATACATGGAATTTTTGGAGGGTGTTTCTGTGATCATACCAGTCCACAGTATGCAGCTTGTCGTTATCATCAACGTCTGATCAACTCCAATCCGTGTATGAATGCTACAG GTTCATTCCACCCTCCACCAACCGATTCAGCTGAACCAACATCAGCGACATCACCCCCATCAGCCAACTGCTTCAAGACTATCAAGTCATGCAAGGAAGATACTGTTTGCCATCAGAACCTAGAGCACTTCTACGATGCATGTCCCACTCGCAGACACGGTACATGCAGACTTTCGTCACAAGCTGAACGTGTTGAATGTACGGCAGCACACGGCGTCTTGGATTCCAAACTCTTGAAATGCACATGCGAAGAGAACAAGACCAAATGCAAACGTCAAAGAAAACGGATTCAGCAGAATCCTTGCCTCA TTTCAGAGCCGATGTCTGCGGATGTCACAGATCCTACTCCTCATGAACTTACTGATG TTGAGACTGTAAAGGGTGGAGAAGAGGAGGAGTTGGAGCAATCAGATGAAGAATGTCCTGTAGATGAAAGTAATCTTGTAATTGGACCAAGTGGGGGCTATAATAATGGAG AGAGTACGTGCAAAGAGGCACTGACTGAGTGCACAAGGAATGAAATGTGCCGTCAAGACTTCAGCGAGCTCATCACACAGTGTAACCCGCAGGAAATCGAAGAGTACTGCGACCGTTCGGCCTGCAGAAGCATAGTCCGCAAGTTCTTCACAGACACTTCGCCCATCTACACACACGGCTTGGTGTTCTGTCATTGCCAGGAAGGTGACTTACCATGTGCGACCATCCAGAAGGGGTCCAATCCTACCTGCGCCCGATCTGGTATAGAGAACCTTGATTGCCTTGACGTGGTTGAACAGTGCAACGAGGATTCTTACTGCCG GTCAGCTTATAGGAACTACCTTGAATTGTGTAAGCCTTCAGATGATGAGAGTGGTTGTACCTACAGCTACGGAGCTTGTCGTTCTGCCAGAGTAGCCATAATTGGTACCATCATGGGATCAAGTTGTTCCTGTGATAGTAACAACACGGACTGCCGGTACCATATGAGGATGTTCTTTGATAATGCATGTTACG ACCTTGCCGCTAAAGGTTTCTACTCTTCGGTCGCACCCACGGAACCTCCGGAACTGTCTGCAACAG TTTGTGTTGTAAACAGCAGTCTGAACGGAGTGCCATACAGAGTCAAGCCAGGATCTTATGCATTG GTCTCTTTTGATGGTAGATGCTACTCTctgtgtgtttgtgtttatAATGGAAACATGGAAAATTGTGTTTCACAACCCTGCCCAGAAGACGCACATTGTTTAGTCAACAACATAGAATTTA aaaacaatgaattattCTCTCATCCGTCGTATGGTCATTGCATATGTTTGACTGGAAAAGTTCTTTGTACAAGTAGACACGGGTCAGGATCATCAGGAAAACAGACACAACAAG TATCGCCAAGCATCAGCATAGCTTATGACAGTGTATCTTTGGATCATCTCAACTCTCAGCTAGATGAATCTATTGGAGATAGTTCTATTATCAGTGATTTACAAACCATCTTAGATCATCAGGAACCG GTGCCATGCCAGTTGCAACTATTGGAACATACGGATAATACTATTCTCATATCAGTGTACTACACAGATAATATG AACTCCTGCTTCAATCAGCTGTATAGATTATCAAATATGATCAACTCAAAGCACCCTGCAATCACCCTCAATCCTGTACTCAGTAGTCTGAAGATCGCAACAGTGGAGCGAGGAACTTACGATGCAGACCAAAAGGGACAAGCGTCTCCCACACGTCTCATTTCGTATTCACTCTTGTCGTATGTTGTCGTTGTAAGTCTTTGTGCGATCTTTTCACTGTCTTGTCGGACTGCTTGA